A single genomic interval of Seriola aureovittata isolate HTS-2021-v1 ecotype China chromosome 10, ASM2101889v1, whole genome shotgun sequence harbors:
- the LOC130175841 gene encoding calcitonin gene-related peptide isoform X2: MVMLKISAFLVAYALVICQMYCSQAAPARPGLESMSDRVTLTDYEARRLLNAIVKEFVQMTAEELEQQATEGNSSVTAQKRACNTATCVTHRLADFLSRSGGMGNSNFVPTNVGAKAFGRRRRSVQM, translated from the exons ATGGTTATGTTGAAGATCTCTGCTTTCCTCGTTGCCTACGCCCTGGTCATTTGCCAGATGTACTGCTCACAAGCCGCCCCTGCCAG ACCGGGTCTAGAGTCCATGTCAGACCGAGTCACGCTCACGGACTACGAGGCGCGAAGGTTACTCAACGCCATCGTGAAGGAGTTTGTGCAGATGACGGcggaggagctggagcagcaggCGACTGAAGGAAACAG CAGCGTTACAGCACAGAAGCGAGCCTGCAACACGGCAACCTGCGTGACTCACCGCCTGGCGGACTTCCTCAGCAGGTCGGGGGGAATGGGCAACAGCAACTTCGTCCCCACCAACGTCGGCGCCAAGGCCTTCGGCAGGCGGAGGAGAAGCGTCCAGATGTGA
- the LOC130175841 gene encoding calcitonin-1 isoform X1, with translation MVMLKISAFLVAYALVICQMYCSQAAPARPGLESMSDRVTLTDYEARRLLNAIVKEFVQMTAEELEQQATEGNSMDRPLTKRCSNLSTCVLGKLSQELHKLQTFPRTNVGAGTPGKKRSAPESDSYASYGETFDSI, from the exons ATGGTTATGTTGAAGATCTCTGCTTTCCTCGTTGCCTACGCCCTGGTCATTTGCCAGATGTACTGCTCACAAGCCGCCCCTGCCAG ACCGGGTCTAGAGTCCATGTCAGACCGAGTCACGCTCACGGACTACGAGGCGCGAAGGTTACTCAACGCCATCGTGAAGGAGTTTGTGCAGATGACGGcggaggagctggagcagcaggCGACTGAAGGAAACAG CATGGACAGGCCCCTAACCAAGCGCTGCTCCAACCTCAGCACCTGTGTGTTGGGCAAACTGTCTCAGGAGCTGCACAAGTTGCAGACGTTCCCTCGCACGAACGTGGGAGCAGGAACGCCCGGCAAGAAGCGCAGTGCGCCTGAGAGTGACAGCTATGCAAGCTACGGCGAGACATTTGACAGCATCTAa
- the LOC130175841 gene encoding calcitonin gene-related peptide isoform X3, with product MVMLKISAFLVAYALVICQMYCSQAAPARPGLESMSDRVTLTDYEARRLLNAIVKEFVQMTAEELEQQATEGNSVTAQKRACNTATCVTHRLADFLSRSGGMGNSNFVPTNVGAKAFGRRRRSVQM from the exons ATGGTTATGTTGAAGATCTCTGCTTTCCTCGTTGCCTACGCCCTGGTCATTTGCCAGATGTACTGCTCACAAGCCGCCCCTGCCAG ACCGGGTCTAGAGTCCATGTCAGACCGAGTCACGCTCACGGACTACGAGGCGCGAAGGTTACTCAACGCCATCGTGAAGGAGTTTGTGCAGATGACGGcggaggagctggagcagcaggCGACTGAAGGAAACAG CGTTACAGCACAGAAGCGAGCCTGCAACACGGCAACCTGCGTGACTCACCGCCTGGCGGACTTCCTCAGCAGGTCGGGGGGAATGGGCAACAGCAACTTCGTCCCCACCAACGTCGGCGCCAAGGCCTTCGGCAGGCGGAGGAGAAGCGTCCAGATGTGA